A single genomic interval of Pseudorasbora parva isolate DD20220531a chromosome 21, ASM2467924v1, whole genome shotgun sequence harbors:
- the sncgb gene encoding synuclein, gamma b (breast cancer-specific protein 1) isoform X1 codes for MDVLMKGFSMAKEGVVAAAEKTKAGVEEAALRTKEGVMYVGNKTKEGVVSGVNTVAHRTTDQANIVGETAVGSANEMGQKTAEGLENVAASTGMVNPDEALYEGDFSHGGGMEGGEGGEGY; via the exons ATGGATGTACTAATGAAGGGATTCTCCATGGCCAAGGAAGGAGTGGTGGCCGCCGCTGAGAAAACTAAAGCTGGGGTTGAAGAGGCAGCTCTTAGGACCAAGGAAGGAGTCATGTATGTGG GCAACAAGACAAAGGAGGGAGTGGTGTCAGGTGTAAACACAG TTGCCCACAGGACCACCGACCAGGCGAATATTGTGGGTGAAACAGCGGTAGGCAGCGCTAATGAAATGGGACAGAAGACAGCAGAGGGGCTGGAGAATGTGGCTGCATCAACCGGCATGGTCAACCCG GATGAGGCTTTATACGAG GGTGACTTCTCTCATGGGGGTGGCATGGAAGGAGGAGAAGGTGGAGAG GGTTATTAG
- the sncgb gene encoding synuclein, gamma b (breast cancer-specific protein 1) isoform X2 — protein sequence MDVLMKGFSMAKEGVVAAAEKTKAGVEEAALRTKEGVMYVGNKTKEGVVSGVNTVAHRTTDQANIVGETAVGSANEMGQKTAEGLENVAASTGMVNPGDFSHGGGMEGGEGGEGY from the exons ATGGATGTACTAATGAAGGGATTCTCCATGGCCAAGGAAGGAGTGGTGGCCGCCGCTGAGAAAACTAAAGCTGGGGTTGAAGAGGCAGCTCTTAGGACCAAGGAAGGAGTCATGTATGTGG GCAACAAGACAAAGGAGGGAGTGGTGTCAGGTGTAAACACAG TTGCCCACAGGACCACCGACCAGGCGAATATTGTGGGTGAAACAGCGGTAGGCAGCGCTAATGAAATGGGACAGAAGACAGCAGAGGGGCTGGAGAATGTGGCTGCATCAACCGGCATGGTCAACCCG GGTGACTTCTCTCATGGGGGTGGCATGGAAGGAGGAGAAGGTGGAGAG GGTTATTAG